The proteins below come from a single Salvelinus fontinalis isolate EN_2023a chromosome 1, ASM2944872v1, whole genome shotgun sequence genomic window:
- the LOC129829693 gene encoding interferon-induced protein with tetratricopeptide repeats 5-like yields the protein MVLFIFPHSASVTTDMEVKLKALECHFTWGIEKADIKDRDSLPEKLLDRIMKFSTSNHATYFNLLAFLSHLEENNVSALEYLHKAESALKNRQDDTELLVTYANFAWVHYHSGNMNDVDAYIGKLENIHKGFTTAIQGSLPSIHGEKAWSFLRLGGLFYKGAKQSFQKALKGEPDNASFNVGYAMVLYRLEGLAIGGKERLAHTEGATQLRKALSLEPDNTEVMVLLALQLQHQSRHESMKLIKEALRLSPDVPHVIRYVAEFYSHEGINETLEVLKKAVKLSPNSSFMHDQIGRCHKNLFNQMSEQKRKGRWVNARQIKEKMELCIHHFSRAVELKPSNVQFRLNLAEAYGDNYQLEEAMKIFTNLLKDESLSDSDKQQCYTGFGLFLFYRKKDVDGAVTQFKKAYQIPIKSRDRNKARMRQKQIAYQKRVGETSEILEFLATEDKKGRNAEEPRRVEVHSSDTDDLTDALGKGMKLK from the coding sequence ATGGTTCTTTTTATTTTTCCTCATAGCGCTTCTGTCACAACAGATATGGAAGTGAAGCTGAAAGCACTTGAGTGTCACTTTACATGGGGAATAGAAAAGGCTGACATCAAGGACCGGGACAGCCTCCCTGAAAAACTTCTGGATCGCATCATGAAGTTCAGCACTTCGAACCATGCCACATATTTCAACTTACTAGCCTTTCTGAGCCACCTGGAGGAAAACAATGTTAGTGCTCTTGAGTATCTCCACAAGGCTGAGAGTGCATTGAAGAATAGACAGGATGATACAGAGTTACTGGTAACCTATGCTAACTTTGCATGGGTTCACTATCACTCAGGGAACATGAATGATGTGGATGCCTACATTGGAAAGCTGGAAAACATCCATAAGGGTTTTACGACTGCTATTCAAGGCAGTTTACCTTCAATACATGGTGAGAAGGCTTGGAGTTTTCTAAGGCTTGGTGGGCTATTTTACAAGGGGGCAAAGCAGAGCTTTCAGAAAGCTCTTAAGGGAGAACCAGACAATGCATCCTTCAACGTGGGCTATGCCATGGTCCTGTACAGGTTGGAGGGGTTAGCCATTGGTGGAAAAGAGAGGTTGGCGCATACTGAAGGTGCTACTCAGCTAAGGAAAGCCTTATCCTTAGAGCCCGATAACACTGAAGTCATGGTCCTGCTAGCCCTGCAGCTTCAACACCAAAGTAGACATGAATCCATGAAACTCATCAAAGAGGCCCTCAGACTGTCTCCTGACGTGCCTCACGTCATACGTTACGTGGCAGAGTTTTACAGTCACGAGGGCATCAATGAGACCCTGGAGGTTCTGAAGAAAGCTGTGAAACTGTCTCCAAACTCCTCCTTCATGCATGACCAAATCGGCCGGTGTCACAAAAATCTGTTCAACCAGATGTCTGAGCAGAAGAGGAAAGGGAGATGGGTCAATGCACGCCAGATAAAAGAGAAGATGGAGCTCTGCATCCATCACTTCTCCAGAGCTGTGGAACTGAAGCCATCCAACGTCCAATTCAGGTTGAACCTAGCTGAGGCTTACGGAGACAACTACCAGCTGGAGGAGGCGATGAAGATCTTCACCAACCTGCTGAAAGATGAGTCCCTTAGTGACTCAGACAAGCAGCAATGCTACACCGGTTTCGGCCTGTTTCTGTTCTACAGGAAGAAAGACGTGGATGGTGCTGTGACCCAGTTCAAAAAGGCCTACCAGATTCCTATTAAGAGTAGGGACAGGAATAAGGCTAGGATGAGGCAGAAGCAGATCGCTTACCAGAAGAGAGTTGGCGAGACCTCTGAGATTTTGGAATTCCTCGCCACTGAAGATAAAAAAGGCAGGAATGCTGAAGAGCCAAGGAGAGTCGAGGTGCACTCTTCAGACACAGATGACCTTACAGATGCCCTAGGCAAAGGAATGAAACTGAAATGA
- the LOC129851484 gene encoding interferon-induced protein with tetratricopeptide repeats 5-like produces the protein MCRCNFTTIEMSSILTKLLQLECRFTWDLRQDDIDNIDNLQTRLKDQIELGLGKEAGVARTFSNLAYIKYLKDYPEEAMANLLKAEELTREYHGEDCEKHLIVTYGDLSWLHYHVGDYIKCQSYLEKLEEMKEKFPTSSTSVLHPEVYGEKGWTFLKFSYKYYDKAIECFKKALELEIEGSEWNAGYAIALYRTEKELSSVNDSPAIKQLRRAIEINPHDAVLMVLLGLKLAVYKIFGEAEELVEKALDMSPDCPHVTRYVGKFLRQQGHVDKSIALLNRALKRTSQSAIIHHQLALCYKRKKISVCKSGSFHGKGAEIQQLLRKCIQHLEMATSLKSSFIYAMAELALLYGEDKDNTKAEELFKKTFEKALAKNDNLQVVNLNYGQFQQYHNKCEPLAIKHYTEGLELQKDTAEGKSCAQKLKRIAERRIAQDPMDGEACGILGFVYRMQGEKEQAVHWYDKAVVHDCNDKYLSALCELRLSLQQ, from the exons ATGTGCAGGTGCAACTTTACAACTATTGAAATGAG CTCCATTCTAACCAAACTACTTCAACTGGAGTGCCGCTTCACCTGGGATTTGAGGCAAGATGACATTGATAATATTGATAATCTACAGACCAGGCTCAAGGACCAGATTGAGTTAGGTCTCGGGAAAGAGGCAGGGGTTGCACGGACATTCAGCAATCTGGCCTACATCAAATACCTGAAGGATTACCCAGAAGAGGCAATGGCTAACTTGTTAAAGGCTGAGGAGCTCACGAGAGAGTACCATGGAGAGGACTGTGAGAAACATCTCATTGTCACCTATGGAGACCTTTCCTGGTTACATTACCATGTGGGTGATTACATCAAGTGCCAGAGTTACTTAGAGAAACTGGAGGAGATGAAAGAGAAGTTTCCAACTAGTTCCACATCTGTCCTCCATCCTGAGGTCTATGGCGAGAAGGGTTGGACCTTCCTCAAGTTCTCCTATAAATACTATGACAAAGCAATAGAATGCTTCAAGAAAGCTCTGGAACTGGAGATTGAGGGGAGTGAGTGGAATGCAGGTTACGCTATTGCATTGTATCGTACAGAAAAAGAGCTCTCGAGTGTTAATGACTCACCAGCTATTAAACAACTGAGACGTGCCATAGAGATTAACCCACATGACGCAGTCCTCATGGTCCTACTGGGCCTGAAACTGGCTGTCTATAAAATATTTGGGGAGGCAGAGGAGTTGGTGGAGAAAGCTCTGGATATGTCCCCAGACTGTCCGCACGTGACACGTTATGTAGGGAAGTTTCTCCGACAGCAGGGGCACGTTGACAAGTCCATTGCTCTGTTGAACAGAGCACTAAAGCGTACAAGCCAGTCTGCCATAATACACCATCAATTGGCTCTCTGCTACAAGAGGAAAAAGATCTCAGTATGCAAGAGTGGAAGCTTCCATGGTAAGGGTGCTGAGATCCAGCAGCTACTCCGTAAGTGCATTCAACATCTGGAGATGGCTACTTCACTGAAGTCTTCCTTCATCTATGCCATGGCTGAGCTGGCACTACTCTACGGAGAGGATAAAGACAACACCAAGGCAGAGGAACTGTTCAAGAAGACCTTTGAGAAAGCCCTAGCTAAGAATGACAATCTGCAGGTGGTCAACTTGAACTATGGCCAGTTCCAGCAGTATCACAACAAATGTGAACCTCTGGCCATCAAGCACTACACAGAAGGTTTGGAACTACAGAAAGACACTGCTGAAGGGAAGAGTTGTGCCCAGAAACTGAAGAGGATCGCAGAGAGGCGCATCGCCCAAGACCCCATGGATGGAGAGGCCTGTGGTATTCTGGGGTTTGTCTATAGAATGCAGGGGGAGAAAGAACAGGCCGTACATTGGTATGATAAGGCTGTGGTGCATGATTGCAATGACAAATACCTCTCTGCGCTCTGTGAACTTCGCTTGTCTCTTCAGCAATAA
- the LOC129829768 gene encoding monocarboxylate transporter 12-B-like isoform X2 — MHFGADYSGTAWIHSLVDCTTMLCAPLGSFIGNRLSCRIAVILGGFLSSIGLVLSSFATSLEYLYLTLGVLTGIGFALCYTPAIAMVGSYFCERKALAYGIAMSGSGIGTFILAPVVQMLIEHYSWRGALLILGGVVANLCVCGALLRPITLKEEEEAHGPVALDTECGYGVKAPVVSMLEESLAINNNNNSHRCFCFQSMQEYCFLLMPDFLMLAVSFLFLASGCSLPFVYLVPYALDVGVSHHQAAFLMSILGVIDIVGNITFGWLVDRRCLKKYRNVCYMIAVGMEGLCCLFIPLLRTFALLVPFSVFYGYFDGAYVALIPVVTSDIVGTHNLSSALGIVYFLHAIPYLLSPPIGGWLVDTTGTYTATFFLSGFALISSSLVISTATGIRHCRRTQKHRNKNKNTDPKQEPCRSDFYTASSKDVNPSVNTANS, encoded by the exons ATGCACTTTGGAGCAGACTATTCAGGGACAGCCTGGATCCACAGTCTGGTGGACTGCACCACTATGCTGTGTG CTCCTCTAGGCAGCTTCATTGGGAACCGTCTGTCCTGCCGCATTGCTGTGATCCTTGGTGGCTTTCTGTCCTCCATCGGCCTGGTCCTCAGCTCTTTCGCTACCAGCCTGGAGTACCTGTACCTCACCCTGGGGGTCCTCACAG GTATTGGATTTGCCCTCTGCTACACCCCTGCCATAGCCATGGTGGGCTCATATTTCTGTGAGAGGAAAGCCCTGGCATACGGGATCGCCATGTCAGGCAGTGGCATCGGGACCTTCATCCTGGCCCCTGTCGTCCAGATGCTCATAGAGCACTACTCATGGCGTGGGGCCCTGCTCATCCTAGGTGGTGTCGTTGCcaacctgtgtgtttgtggggcATTACTGCGCCCAATCACtctgaaagaagaagaggaggctCATGGTCCAGTCGCGTTGGACACTGAGTGTGGATATGGGGTGAAAGCTCCGGTGGTAAGCATGTTAGAGGAATCACTGgcgatcaacaacaacaacaacagccaccGCTGCTTCTGCTTCCAGTCCATGCAGGAGTACTGCTTCCTGCTCATGCCTGACTTCCTGATGCTGGCAGTGAGCTTCTTGTTCCTAGCCAGTGGCTGCAGCCTGCCTTTCGTCTACCTGGTTCCGTATGCACTGGACGTGGGTGTGAGCCACCACCAGGCCGCCTTCCTCATGTCCATCCTGGGGGTCATTGACATCGTGGGGAACATCACCTTCGGCTGGCTCGTAGACAGGAG GTGCCTGAAGAAGTATCGTAATGTGTGCTACATGATCGCAGTGGGCATGGAGGGACTGTGCTgcctcttcatccctctcctgcGGACGTTCGCCCTGCTGGTGCCTTTCTCTGTGTTTTATGGGTACTTTGATGGCGCCTACGTTGCCCTCATACCTGTGGTGACCTCGGACATTGTGGGGACACATAACCTCTCCTCCGCCCTAGGGATTGTCTACTTCCTACATGCCATCCCTTACCTGCTCAGCCCTCCAATAGGAG gCTGGCTGGTTGACACCACAGGCACCTACACGGCCACCTTCTTCCTCAGTGGCTTTGCCCTCATCTCCAGCTCCCTGGTCATCAGCACGGCGACGGGGATACGCCACTGTCGCAGGACCCAAAAGCacagaaacaaaaataaaaacacagacCCCAAACAGGAGCCTTGCCGATCAGACTTCTACACAGCCTCAAGTAAAGATGTGAACCCTTCAGTCAACACAGCAAATTCTTAA
- the LOC129829768 gene encoding monocarboxylate transporter 12-B-like isoform X1, translating into MVHAVAMAQVKKRPAVPSPDGGWGWMIVAGCFLVTVCTRAVTRCISIFFVEFQMHFGADYSGTAWIHSLVDCTTMLCAPLGSFIGNRLSCRIAVILGGFLSSIGLVLSSFATSLEYLYLTLGVLTGIGFALCYTPAIAMVGSYFCERKALAYGIAMSGSGIGTFILAPVVQMLIEHYSWRGALLILGGVVANLCVCGALLRPITLKEEEEAHGPVALDTECGYGVKAPVVSMLEESLAINNNNNSHRCFCFQSMQEYCFLLMPDFLMLAVSFLFLASGCSLPFVYLVPYALDVGVSHHQAAFLMSILGVIDIVGNITFGWLVDRRCLKKYRNVCYMIAVGMEGLCCLFIPLLRTFALLVPFSVFYGYFDGAYVALIPVVTSDIVGTHNLSSALGIVYFLHAIPYLLSPPIGGWLVDTTGTYTATFFLSGFALISSSLVISTATGIRHCRRTQKHRNKNKNTDPKQEPCRSDFYTASSKDVNPSVNTANS; encoded by the exons ATGGTTCATGCTGTGGCTATGGCTCAGGTGAAAAAGAGGCCAGCGGTCCCCTCTCCTGATGGGGGCTGGGGCTGGATGATTGTGGCCGGCTGCTTCTTGGTCACTGTCTGCACACGTGCCGTCACCAG ATGCATCTCCATCTTCTTTGTGGAGTTTCAGATGCACTTTGGAGCAGACTATTCAGGGACAGCCTGGATCCACAGTCTGGTGGACTGCACCACTATGCTGTGTG CTCCTCTAGGCAGCTTCATTGGGAACCGTCTGTCCTGCCGCATTGCTGTGATCCTTGGTGGCTTTCTGTCCTCCATCGGCCTGGTCCTCAGCTCTTTCGCTACCAGCCTGGAGTACCTGTACCTCACCCTGGGGGTCCTCACAG GTATTGGATTTGCCCTCTGCTACACCCCTGCCATAGCCATGGTGGGCTCATATTTCTGTGAGAGGAAAGCCCTGGCATACGGGATCGCCATGTCAGGCAGTGGCATCGGGACCTTCATCCTGGCCCCTGTCGTCCAGATGCTCATAGAGCACTACTCATGGCGTGGGGCCCTGCTCATCCTAGGTGGTGTCGTTGCcaacctgtgtgtttgtggggcATTACTGCGCCCAATCACtctgaaagaagaagaggaggctCATGGTCCAGTCGCGTTGGACACTGAGTGTGGATATGGGGTGAAAGCTCCGGTGGTAAGCATGTTAGAGGAATCACTGgcgatcaacaacaacaacaacagccaccGCTGCTTCTGCTTCCAGTCCATGCAGGAGTACTGCTTCCTGCTCATGCCTGACTTCCTGATGCTGGCAGTGAGCTTCTTGTTCCTAGCCAGTGGCTGCAGCCTGCCTTTCGTCTACCTGGTTCCGTATGCACTGGACGTGGGTGTGAGCCACCACCAGGCCGCCTTCCTCATGTCCATCCTGGGGGTCATTGACATCGTGGGGAACATCACCTTCGGCTGGCTCGTAGACAGGAG GTGCCTGAAGAAGTATCGTAATGTGTGCTACATGATCGCAGTGGGCATGGAGGGACTGTGCTgcctcttcatccctctcctgcGGACGTTCGCCCTGCTGGTGCCTTTCTCTGTGTTTTATGGGTACTTTGATGGCGCCTACGTTGCCCTCATACCTGTGGTGACCTCGGACATTGTGGGGACACATAACCTCTCCTCCGCCCTAGGGATTGTCTACTTCCTACATGCCATCCCTTACCTGCTCAGCCCTCCAATAGGAG gCTGGCTGGTTGACACCACAGGCACCTACACGGCCACCTTCTTCCTCAGTGGCTTTGCCCTCATCTCCAGCTCCCTGGTCATCAGCACGGCGACGGGGATACGCCACTGTCGCAGGACCCAAAAGCacagaaacaaaaataaaaacacagacCCCAAACAGGAGCCTTGCCGATCAGACTTCTACACAGCCTCAAGTAAAGATGTGAACCCTTCAGTCAACACAGCAAATTCTTAA